In Geminocystis sp. NIES-3708, a single window of DNA contains:
- the psaK gene encoding photosystem I reaction center subunit PsaK has protein sequence MLYLTSLVATAIPTTITWNLNVAITMIICNIIAIAIGKFSIQQPNSGPQLPSPELFGGFGLPAVLATTSFGHLLGAGVILGLSSFGVL, from the coding sequence GTGTTATATTTAACCTCTTTAGTTGCCACCGCTATTCCTACTACCATTACATGGAATCTAAACGTTGCCATCACTATGATCATTTGTAATATTATAGCGATCGCCATTGGTAAATTCAGTATCCAACAACCTAACTCAGGACCTCAATTACCTAGTCCTGAATTATTTGGTGGTTTTGGCTTACCAGCCGTATTAGCTACCACCAGTTTTGGACACTTGCTAGGTGCTGGAGTCATTTTAGGCTTATCTAGTTTTGGTGTACTATAA
- the rsfS gene encoding ribosome silencing factor, which yields MTKSHLHIENYSTEQKINQPTSSSISSQEFALMIADAADDRKANNIILLNVEKLSYLADYFVIMTGFSQPQLRAISMAIEDKVYEKLHRLPTRIEGKNEGNWILHDYGDVIAHIFLPEARDFYDLEAFWGSAERTIFQSK from the coding sequence ATGACTAAATCACATTTACACATCGAAAACTATTCCACCGAACAAAAAATTAATCAACCAACTTCGTCTTCTATAAGCAGTCAGGAATTTGCTTTAATGATTGCTGATGCTGCTGATGATCGCAAGGCAAATAACATCATATTGTTAAATGTAGAGAAATTATCTTATTTAGCAGATTATTTTGTGATTATGACAGGTTTTTCTCAACCACAATTGCGAGCAATTTCTATGGCTATCGAAGATAAAGTTTATGAAAAATTACATCGTCTTCCTACAAGAATAGAAGGTAAAAATGAAGGAAATTGGATACTTCATGATTATGGTGACGTTATTGCTCATATTTTCCTGCCAGAAGCCAGAGATTTTTACGATTTAGAGGCTTTTTGGGGAAGTGCAGAAAGAACTATTTTTCAAAGTAAGTAA
- a CDS encoding CGLD27 family protein, with amino-acid sequence MNQPSTTFCPVPPEQQPVNEYQELAQSWFFQWATLSKWEFALKLTKVWILSLFICTPISAASFFPKEQSFAFILSSGLGASLFVTFSLVRLYLGWSYIGDRLKKTKIVYEESSWYDGQIWEKPLEFYRRDQLIFQYQVQPILIKLKKSFILLLSLIGTGLLALWITIN; translated from the coding sequence ATGAATCAACCTTCAACTACTTTTTGTCCTGTACCACCAGAGCAACAACCTGTAAATGAATATCAAGAATTAGCACAATCATGGTTTTTCCAATGGGCGACATTATCTAAGTGGGAATTTGCCCTTAAACTAACGAAGGTATGGATATTAAGTTTATTCATTTGTACACCTATTTCCGCAGCAAGTTTTTTCCCAAAAGAACAAAGTTTCGCCTTTATTTTGTCTAGTGGTTTAGGTGCATCTTTATTTGTTACTTTTTCTTTAGTCCGTTTATATTTAGGGTGGTCATATATTGGCGATCGCCTAAAAAAAACAAAAATAGTCTATGAAGAGTCAAGTTGGTATGACGGTCAAATATGGGAAAAACCTTTAGAATTTTATCGTCGAGATCAACTTATTTTTCAGTATCAAGTTCAACCAATTCTAATTAAGTTAAAAAAAAGTTTTATCTTGTTATTAAGTTTAATAGGCACTGGTTTATTGGCATTATGGATAACTATCAATTGA
- the miaA gene encoding tRNA (adenosine(37)-N6)-dimethylallyltransferase MiaA, with translation MKTGLIVICGATASGKSSFALKLAQRLNTIIISADSRQVYQDFDIGTAKPTLQEQTLVPHYLIDICRPTETLTLADYQEKAQNIINSSSSIPLLVGGTGLYLDSITKGLKIPRVSPQPNLRWQLEYYSQQEKYGFLQQVDSKSCKKIHYNDEIRTIRALEVYYVTGRPISEQQGENPPLYPILQIGLYWNRDAIHKRIEQRTKIMLEMGLVTETENLINKYGFDLQLLNTLGYAEIKQYLKGQISLSEAEELIIIHTRQFAKRQHTWFNANKNIIWFNGDSSNLIEEVWDKINN, from the coding sequence ATGAAAACAGGTTTAATCGTTATTTGTGGTGCAACAGCAAGTGGTAAGTCTTCTTTCGCCCTAAAATTGGCTCAAAGATTGAATACAATTATTATTAGTGCTGATTCTCGTCAAGTGTATCAGGATTTTGATATTGGAACGGCTAAACCAACTTTACAGGAACAAACTTTAGTACCTCATTATTTGATTGATATTTGTCGCCCCACAGAAACTTTAACTTTAGCTGATTATCAAGAAAAAGCACAAAATATTATTAATTCTTCTTCTTCTATTCCTTTATTAGTAGGTGGTACTGGTTTATATTTAGATTCTATTACAAAAGGCTTGAAAATTCCTCGTGTTTCTCCTCAACCGAATTTGCGATGGCAGTTAGAATATTATAGTCAACAAGAAAAATATGGTTTTTTACAACAGGTTGATTCTAAATCCTGTAAAAAAATTCACTATAATGACGAAATTAGGACGATTAGAGCATTAGAAGTTTACTATGTTACAGGAAGACCAATTTCTGAGCAACAGGGAGAAAATCCACCTTTATATCCTATCTTACAAATTGGTTTATATTGGAATCGAGATGCTATTCATAAACGTATCGAACAACGCACAAAAATAATGCTAGAAATGGGATTAGTAACAGAAACGGAAAATTTGATTAATAAATATGGTTTCGATTTGCAATTATTAAATACCTTGGGATATGCAGAAATTAAACAGTATTTAAAAGGACAAATTTCCTTAAGCGAAGCAGAAGAATTAATCATTATTCATACTCGCCAGTTTGCAAAAAGACAACACACCTGGTTTAATGCCAATAAAAATATTATTTGGTTTAATGGAGATTCTTCCAATTTAATAGAAGAAGTATGGGATAAAATTAACAATTAA
- a CDS encoding metallophosphoesterase, with protein sequence MSIITFLIYIYQIEPQWIELKNIDLNLPKLSQEFEGWKIVQVSDIHISEWMTEKRLENIVNLINEQTPDIVVLTGDFFSDNITYSHRVNTGSISYLNKFSSIFQRVMNKIGFYKSKFVTRSFEDDKQVLSKTLKKLKPRYKSFSVLGNHDYSTNVDLVQEGLNEANIINLKNEIYSIKNNNSIFNIIGLDDILFGKDNLDLVLEKLPQTGVNILLVHEPDFAPQSAATNRFDVQLSGHSHGGQITIPFFGAPFLPPYGEIYIDGFYKVKNMIQYTNRGVGMAYPYIRFNCRPEITIFTLHKPT encoded by the coding sequence TTGAGTATTATTACTTTTTTGATTTATATTTATCAAATAGAGCCACAATGGATTGAATTAAAAAATATTGATCTAAATTTACCTAAGTTAAGTCAAGAATTTGAAGGATGGAAAATAGTTCAAGTCAGTGATATTCATATCAGCGAATGGATGACAGAAAAAAGGTTAGAAAATATTGTTAATTTAATCAATGAGCAAACACCAGATATAGTAGTTTTAACAGGAGATTTTTTCTCTGATAACATTACTTATTCCCATAGAGTTAATACAGGTTCTATTTCTTATCTCAATAAATTTTCTTCTATCTTTCAACGAGTTATGAATAAAATAGGTTTTTATAAGTCTAAATTTGTAACCAGATCTTTTGAGGATGATAAACAAGTTTTAAGTAAAACTCTCAAGAAATTAAAACCTCGTTATAAAAGTTTTTCCGTCTTGGGAAATCATGATTATAGTACAAATGTTGACTTAGTTCAAGAAGGCTTAAATGAAGCTAATATTATTAATTTAAAAAATGAGATCTACAGTATTAAAAATAATAACAGTATCTTTAATATTATTGGACTAGATGATATTTTATTTGGTAAAGATAATTTGGATTTAGTTTTGGAAAAATTACCACAAACAGGAGTTAATATTCTTTTAGTTCATGAACCAGATTTTGCACCCCAAAGTGCCGCAACTAATCGTTTTGATGTACAATTATCAGGTCACTCTCATGGTGGACAAATAACAATTCCTTTTTTTGGAGCACCTTTTTTACCTCCTTATGGGGAAATATATATTGATGGTTTTTATAAAGTTAAAAATATGATTCAATATACTAATCGTGGAGTTGGAATGGCTTATCCTTATATTCGTTTTAATTGTCGTCCTGAAATTACAATTTTTACTTTACACAAGCCCACGTAA